ATATCAATATATCAATCTGAGGCtctttgatatatatatatatatatatatatatatatatatatatatatatatatatatatatatatatatatatatatatattccatttTGAACAGCGTATATGGCTCATAAGCAAAGTGGTGCTTGGGTTATTGAGTTAACCCCTGTGTagatttttgcatgttttaccCTTGTATGCTGTGGTTACTTCAGTGTGTGAATGGTGTAACATGGTGTTTGCATTATGTGCAGTGTTTCCAGGATTAACTCAATCATACATCATATACATCATATCATACATTATAAGATTTTACTTTATAACAATTGATtttgtgttcttttgttttgtctatctgtcttgtGCATAATTATCTCTTGGTGGAGACTTTTTGGTGTAGGatgcacagaaaaacaaacaggcattaattatttttacctGTCTTTCTTGCTTCAGGTAAGCCATGCTGCTACATGTGAATGTCTAAGTGACATAAAAGAGTACCCATCTTTCTTCAGGACCATACGTAGTAACTACTACTTTGGTAGAGCTCTGGCATATTTGGTCAAGCACTTTGGTTGGACTTGGGTGGGAGCTGTGAACAGTGATAATGATTATGGAAACAGTGGAATTGCTATTTTTATGAAAGCAGCCAAAGAGGAGGGAATATGTGTTGAGTATTCTGAGAAGTTTGACCGGTCAGTTCcttctaaaatgaaaaaaattgctgATATTATTAAGAAAGGCACAGCCAAAGTAATCATTGTATTTCTCGCCACCTTTGATATAACCATTCTAGTAGAACAGCTCAATTTAAATAATCTCACGGGCTACCAAATCGTTGGTATGTCATGGATTTTTGCTGATGGCCTAGAAACACCAGCAAGTGTCACTGTACTTGGTGGAGCTATTGGATTTGATATGGGAAAGCTGAAAATTGCTGGCTTTGCTGACTATGCTCTCAATGGATTTTGGCAAAAAGATTTCCCTTGCTTGGATAAAGATGGAAAGTTTTCTCAGACTGAAAGCTACTGCAGCAAATATGAAGAGATGATTCAATTTAAAAATTATAGTAAAGATTTATCAGAACTGAGATTTACAAATAATGTCTACAATGCAGTTTATGCTGTGGCACATTCTCTGCACAGCCTGTTGAGATGCACAGAAAAGAGCTGTGAGAAAAACGAAACAATACAATCATGGCAGGTAACACAAAGATGAAAAGCAAGGCAGGCAATATCAATGACTGACATTACCCTGGAATTAATACTTGCTTTCTTTTCAAACTGAAGGTTGTTGAGTCTCTAAGAAAGTTAAATTTTACCACTAAAATTGGAGACCATATTTTGTTCGACAGTACTGGGGCAATGCCTGGAAAGTATGAAGTGTTGAACTGGCAACGAGGGCTCAATGGAGAAGTGGTGTTTAAGGTTGTGGGCTATTATGATTCCTCTCTGCCAGCTGGACAGCAATTTGTACTAAATATTGAAGATATAGCCTGGGCTGGAGAGAAAACAGAGGTGAAAacagtattttaataaaatacaatgttaactgaaataaataaagaaagaaagaaatagatcTCCTTCATTTTTTGTTCTATCTCCCATTGATTCTACATGATTAATTATTGCATAAACAGATAAAACCTTATTATTTCAAGGTTGTAGCCAagatatattgtattttagaaGCCAAGGTCTGTGTGCAGTGAGAGCTGTCCTCCAGGAACCAGGAAAGCAGCACAGAAAGGAAGGCCCGTCTGCTGCTATGACTGTGTACCATGTGCAGAAGGAGAGATCAGTAACCAGACAGGTAATTTCAGCATAACCAAGTTACAAAGAATATTTGTCAATTGTACATTCTGTAtactacttttattatttaagatacAGTTCttctataataatattaataaataaatccttcagataaaatatattttccttCCTAATGATGATAACCATAATTATTTTGCAGATTCAAATAACTGTGAGCAGTGTCCAGAAGAATTTTGGTCTAATGCTCTCaaagataaatgtgttttaaaggtTGTAGAGTTTCTTTCATTTACAGAGGATATGGGGATAATACTGgtatttttttccttgcttGGAGCTACATTATCTGTGTTAGtagctattttatttcttatagaaaAAGACACTCCCATTGTTAAAGCCAACAACTCTGAGCTGAGCTTCctgctgctcttctctctgactctgtgcttTCTCTGTTCACTTACTTTCATTGGAAGGCCCTCTAAGTGGTCCTGTATGCTGCGTCACACAGCGTTTGGAATCACTTTTGTCCTCTGTATCTCCTGTGTTCTGGGGAAAACTGTAGTGGTGTTAATGGCCTT
The DNA window shown above is from Tachysurus fulvidraco isolate hzauxx_2018 chromosome 13, HZAU_PFXX_2.0, whole genome shotgun sequence and carries:
- the LOC113652527 gene encoding extracellular calcium-sensing receptor-like; this encodes MPPAPQRGDLSGQISLLCQQTKFEWVNEKLVKLYSIVHTRQSRVNGGKVQIEPKPCLYHVNHSGQWVDSSDKCNPPPAGGDATPQASTPGEYCHILENSSIPLLSKDGDVIIGAIFTIHRGTEIQSLTYTEEPQPLICNSFDLRELRHTQAMIFAIEEINRSNSLLPNITVGYRIYDSCRSGSLSMKAAMALMNGQDMTADGACSGQAVVQAIIGESESTPTVALTKTTGPFQIPVVSHAATCECLSDIKEYPSFFRTIRSNYYFGRALAYLVKHFGWTWVGAVNSDNDYGNSGIAIFMKAAKEEGICVEYSEKFDRSVPSKMKKIADIIKKGTAKVIIVFLATFDITILVEQLNLNNLTGYQIVGMSWIFADGLETPASVTVLGGAIGFDMGKLKIAGFADYALNGFWQKDFPCLDKDGKFSQTESYCSKYEEMIQFKNYSKDLSELRFTNNVYNAVYAVAHSLHSLLRCTEKSCEKNETIQSWQVVESLRKLNFTTKIGDHILFDSTGAMPGKYEVLNWQRGLNGEVVFKVVGYYDSSLPAGQQFVLNIEDIAWAGEKTEKPRSVCSESCPPGTRKAAQKGRPVCCYDCVPCAEGEISNQTDSNNCEQCPEEFWSNALKDKCVLKVVEFLSFTEDMGIILVFFSLLGATLSVLVAILFLIEKDTPIVKANNSELSFLLLFSLTLCFLCSLTFIGRPSKWSCMLRHTAFGITFVLCISCVLGKTVVVLMAFRATLPGSNVMKWFGPPQQRLSVLAFTLIQVLICVIWLTVSPPFPYKNMNYYKEKIILECSLGSAIGFWAVLGYIGVLALLCFVLAFLARKLPDNFNEAKFITFSILIFCAVWFTFIPAYVSSPGKFTVAVEIFAILASSFALLFCIFTPKCYIILFKPELNTKKNMMGKPASKSL